The sequence GACTAAAATACTTTCAATGCACCACTTGCTCTCCTACACTGACAtgtttccaattaaaaaaaaaaaaatcagtagcaaGTAGATTTGCAAAATTCTTCACTGGGAGAACTTTAGCTTACATGAAATACAATTCAGATTTTTACCTGCTCGCCTTCTACATAGTCATGTTTAAATATGGCTGCTGCTTTATTCTGAACAGTCATTATCCCACCAAAGTTACAACCAtggttttgtaagaaattattCCCTGTGCTTTCTAACAGCTGAGGCCTGCCCAAAGGTACAACATTTCTTTCCATGCTCTCAGCTGAAGTGACGAGCAAGACGAGCAGACCTATAATCAACACGCAGCTGAACGAAGGAGTGAAGGATGTTCTTGTCCAGATTAGCAAGTTGTTCTCCTGAGCAAACTTGCTTTAAATTATCCGGGGCTACCACCAGAAGATTGCAAAGTGCATGCAAGGTATCAAAGAGTTGTAACACCAGCGCAATCTGTGgttaagagaaaagaaagaaaaacacagttaTTAAGAGTTAGAGTTGCTTGAAGTCTTATAATACAATGTCCATCTAGATCTTCAAAATACTTCCTCCCAACAGAGGATTCACATCTATCATTCTATCCTCATACGCATAAATATATATAGACACACGCATATATACATCTGTAGGGAGATATGTACACACGCAAAGTTATACGTAGAGCACGTAATAATGCAAACTCAATACTTCTTCAGTATACACACATAGCTTGCAAGCAATAAAATGCTATCAGGAAATGGCTCTTTAGGACATGATAAAGAACTGCTGGTATAGTAACAGAATATATGACATCAGTATACAAAATGGTGATgttcaaacagaaacaaactatttttatgaagacaaaatgtttgattaaaaataaactccagCTACTAATTTTGACGTGGCTTTACATCACCAACCTGTACATGCTTACCTTGAAGTCTTTGGCACACTTTCTATATTCAGCCACATCACAAATAGCTAACATGCCTCCCATGCAACTGTAGGAATATTGCTGTAGGTGTTCATAGATAAGTCGATGAAAACGAACTCCAAGCTCCATCAAAACTGTGTCCACATTCTTACCATCCATAGAATTTCTAATCTTTTCCACCTGCTTTCTAACATAGCCACAGACTTTAACACAAGcctaaacacacacaaaaaaaaaaaaaagaaaaaagaattaggTAACTTACTTTCACTTACTTTCTAGAAAACTGTTCTTCTCAAAGTGGCTTCCACATCACCAGCTGAACATCAGTCATCAAGTTTTTAAACTTCCCACAACACATCACTGAAATTAGTCATTTTCCAATTAATAGTTTTCCAACAGTTTTATTTGCCACATAAAGATGCAAAAATGCAAGTAGAAAGATAGATGCAAGGCAATATTCAATTAAGTTACAGTTCACATCAGTTCAGAATAGAACAGTTTAATTTGGGCTTTTAATTCAAACAATAATGAACCAAGAAGTAGGAGggagtgattaaaaaaacctcgTCAGCTGTAATTATAAACCCAAATTAACAGCCATATAGGCATCTTCACCCTTCCCACATAGTACCAGACTCTACATCCTACTGCTCCACTTCTCACCTTCCCACCTGGCTGCCGGCATTGAGGCAATGCTCTCCCTTCCCATTCATTGTAGTTTGGTCTCTATTCCTCTCTGCATTGCTCCCTAACAAGAGCCTAATGTAATCCAGCACTACAGCTTCTCAGCAGCCTGTAGGCTGGGATTCAGACAGATTCAGTGGTAGAGACAAGGTTCTGCAGCAAAGAATGTTCATGCCATACCTGTGATGCTTTTTCATGCTCCTGCCATTCTAAGGAGAAAAAGTGCCCAGCAACTAGTGAGTACCTGATAATTGATTTTCTGAAACTAAGAGCTAAGAGCTAATTATCTGCTGAAAACCTCCTTCCAAATCTGGGCCTcttgggaggggaaggaatgTGACAGTTTGTCCAGCACCTACTGATTTGTGTCTGACACTAGATACAAAACTGCCAATGTTCCTTTTCAGCTTAAGAAAATAGTCCACAACAGTTTGGAGGTGCTTAGCGCAAAATGGAATAGCTAAGTAAATTAATCAAATGCAAATGTTGTTCCTTACCAAACATGTGTTAGAGATCTCGTACCTGATAATACTCATGAGCTTTTGAAGCTATACTGATGAACTGGGACTTAGTTTACTTACATTAGTATATTGAAtcaaaacattgttttcatCTTCTGGTTTAAAATCTGTCTTCTTTTGCTCTGCAGCCAAGATGTGCTTCATCTGTCCAATCATACAATTCAGTGTCCTTTAAAGTTACAAACACAGATTGGGTTTTGAAGggaacattttaatttccttgatttttatatttacatatactAATATGATTCTATACAAAAGTAAGTAGCATAAAGCAATGAGGAAAATCCCCCACTACCTAACGTTTGAGTAATCTACAGATGATACactaaaagcaaacatttattGTAAGAAGCAAGCAGTGCTAGGACACGTCAAAGGAAGTACTTCATGTAacagacatgcacacacacatatgcactcTTCTGAAGTTGCAATGCAATTCTGTGGAGAAGATACAATTGATTTTATGTAAGCAGTTAGGAAAAGGAGAatcagccaaaaaaaaccccaaccacccTAAAAACTCTTTCCTCCAAGTTCAGTGTCTTGGAGCACAGCACACAGCATGCTGGCCAGCTGGTTTTAAAGGAGACACATTAATTGTAAGGTAATCCATTCAAATCCATTCAGAGAAATTGGATAGCACTCTTCAAGAATGAGGGAATCAGAAAGCTGAAGGAACTATTCAAAAGAGTTTAGTAGAATTAGATCACATTGCATATTATCACATTGCATCAGAAAACACTTGGAAAATGAAGGggggcaggaaaggaaaaacctcTTCCTTTGCCAGAGCTTGGTATTTCTCTGCTCTCAGAAATCTAATAGAGTTTTAACAGTGTCATTTACTTCTCTCTTACAGGATTTATCTTTTCAGAACATTATCTAAGGTCAAGGCCCTGGTTTACTTTAAGTCCAAACCAAAGGTCAAACAGTATAGCAGCCGAGAGAGGCTGCATACCTCCCTCAGTGCCTACCTTTGCCAGGAACCTCCCTCtgcatctccttttttttttcctccacttttcttcaCCCCCCCCTCACTCCTCCAAACTCCCTGAAGAAAACAGTCAAGGCCATTACGGGCCTTGAAGGATACAAGTTGGGgtgaaggggagaagaaaatatgtatCCTAAGAGGAAATAAACTCAGGTTTTTCTATTCATAGAGCTCAGACTTGCATTTCAGGTGTAATTCATTCAACAATCCACATACCAAtagaaatttaaagaaattgtATCTTGCATTCtcaatttccattttcaataAATACTCCCAGAAGGCTGTTTACACAGAATAcatactgaaataaaaccagttgAACTAATTTTGTTTGGCTAATACATCACTTTTTCAGAGGTAGACAATTGCTATGAAAGGCATTCAAGAAGCTGCTATTGGACTTTTTCAGATTGGATAATGTTGAAACCatcaagtttaaaaaatagaagcaaaTTTGTAAAACTTGATCATTCCTTTAAGCAAGACAATCAATTCTCAACAGCATCAGTGGCACCACAAAACAGCATGTAAGCAGGCACACAGACACATTTTACATGTAACATTCAACTAAAAACTAACCTCTCTCTTCTATGTGCCACAGCACAAATTTTTTGAAGTCTCCAACCACATACCATTTTCCAACAGGGACTTGTTCTCCTAAGTCTTACTATCACTTTTAAGAGATTAATTATTTTACACAAACAGTTACAAACTATTCTAATGCTGATGACCAACCTGTATTTGTCTAGATCTAAGCTTATGGCCTCAATGGTTCAAGTATTTCAAGCTTTCTGTTTAAACCTCTAAGGTCACTTCCAGCAGAAGCAGCTACAATCTCAATTGCTACTTACACATCCCCTACCTCCACCTTTCTTTTTGCACCTACAGAAAACACAGGTGCAAATAACATATCaaatctcttcctcctctctctgcagaAAATACCCAGTAGGACACAAATGCAATGCCTGTTTTTCCTATATAGTGCTGTTCTCATCCCTCTCCAGTATGGTGTGATCCTTACAAAAACCTCAGTAATAATTTCCAGAGTAGCCCTCGTTACCCACAGGATGGCTTATTTCCATtactgcagagagaaaacaggCACAGAAAGCTTAGGTAACATGTTTTTGGTTGACTAATGCCACCTTGAAATATGGGAACACTACGTGCTTCCAGGACCAAAGTAGGGCATCACACAATAGCTCCATTTCCTAATATTAAGCATGTTAGTTtgttattttcctctgctgcGAAACAGCTATGattttaatttacagttttTATAGCTATCcctcatttttatttggggggggggggggggggggggtgttggtgtTGGGGAGGGGAGATTAAACAAGTCACTCACAACCTCAAAGCAAGTCAATGTCAGAACCAAAATTATTCCAGGTCTACAGACTTCTATGACTAGGTCTAATCCATAGCACTGCACAGATTCAAGCAAATCATCTAACCTATTTTTGTCAAACTTTGCTCCTAATGGAAATCCTGCAAGTCTTTAACCTATTTCAATCATCATTCCTCCCTCCTTTGAAGTAGAAAAAAGTAGTTTGAGACAATAAGGTAAAACTGAATTATTGCACTCTTTCAACATAACCAAAATCCTTTAACGTCCTTCCAGAAGTACTTCCAGGTCAGAAATCTGCCATGGAAAATACGACCctctaaacaaacaaaatctaaaTTTCCTACACACAATAATGCATACttatggaattttaaaaaatcaattttgtGTTCAGAAATAATTCACCCTTAAAAGGAAAGCTAACGTACATCACAAAGGAGTTTTACAAGAAGTAATGATTAACAGAAAGCTTAAATCTCTACTTGCCTATCAATGCCCATATCCAGCTTCACTTCCATTTGTTCTATGAtatcctttttcttctgaaggcaTTCAGACAATTTAGGAGAAGAACTGCAACAATATAGAGGGTTGAGCGTGTGACAGTGTTAAAATATCAGAACAAATTTGTCTGCTGGGTCTGCTACTTACAACAGGATTTTGTGAAGATTTCCCATCCCGTCAGAAAGGACTAGTTTAGATGGAGTTAGCTGGCTTCAGAACAACAAATCAACAGCCTGAACAGCCATCTGACCCTGAGCAGGATTTGCCGAGTGCTGACGGGCAGTACTGCAACACACTTCAGGCAGCATTGTGCCTACCGAGCAATGCCTctcagctgctgccagcccccggCAGGCCAGCGAGCAAACCCAGCCTTGCATGCACACTAATTCATGGCACATCAGTGCGCTCTACCTCGAGCGTATCCAGCCCGTGGCTCCCAACAACACGCAGCTTTCACGTACTTCACGTGTGGCTCCCAAGCCATGGCCAGCTgctccctctgcagagcctgtgagGTACCCCCAGGAGTCTCAGCAGCCCTGATATCGCCAGCTCACCCCAAGGCGCAGCCACAAACCCCCTCCAGTCCCGGCCTGTAATGCAGTAGTGAAGTCTCTAAAGAGCAACTTGTCTCTCCTTCCTATCAATACTCTTGGAGCTCCCTCTCTCCCATTAGTTCTCCCAGGAACCAGTTGGTTTaacttcccttcttccccctcccattACAGTATCTTATCTTCCCACAACATCAAGCTGAACCACTCCAAAAACAAACTCCTCTTAATAGAAatgaagaatgaagaaaattgctttctttaCTGAAAATGACCATTCACGAAGGAAATGTTAATCAAAATAAAGGTACCTGATCAATGGCATCAGATGATCATTGAACTGCTTgtcaaataaatggaaaatagtATTGGCCTGGTGGACAACATCCAAGAAATAAAGATTTGCATTCTTTGAATCAGAAGAGGGAATGCCTAAAGCAAAGAAGGTTTCATTAGGATTGTAACGATATGCAGTTCTTGTAATTAgcatgatgatttttttaaatatgcagaaTTTTTCCATGAATGCTTAAATCACAGGCTTAAGAGTTTAAAAAATTTACCATGGTGCCATATATAGAATACTTCTTATAGCTATATCAGGTAATAACCATGAGCACAGAAacatcttgcttttaaaatttctaaggCAAAATGGAACAGCCAATGTAAAAAATTTGTCAGAACACGAGTTTTATGCTTTCATGTAGGAAAGATAGGTTCTCACTGTCAAGATTTTAACTTCTTTAAtacaagcaatttttttatttactgccACTCGTTAAAATGCACAGGTATACAAACAAACACGGAATTCTTATAAAACATAATACACTAAGccttaatataaaaatattctcctGCTATGGCACAGAGAACAATTAGAAGAGGTAGGGAGTGCTGATGTCCCAATTTCTGTGACACAAATGTTTTTGAAGACAGTAGCATGTTTCCATCTGCGCATCAATTCCCCAAATGGAAGTTACACTTTAGAAGACATTAAATGCTGACTCCCAAATGCACAAAACAAATTTCATTTAACCAATACACTCCGAACAAGGCCAATCAATAAGGCACAGCAAGGACCTGCAAAGATCATCTGCACAAAAAGGCCAATGAGATGAAATGCTCAGAAAATACTACACTCACCAGCAAGGCCTGTTTCTAATGCATAATCGATGTGTTCAGTACATAAGAACTCTACAAGCAtagaaaaaattctgaaagcaTTCTTCGGTAAGTCAGATGGATCAGAGAGctttaaagaagaagaaaaaaattatcctaAAGGTCAGTTCTACATACATTTGAAAGTTTATCCGATATTGCGTAGGAGATAAGCTTAAAATGTAACAAGTATTCCAGAATAATTAGAATTTTATTCTAAATGAAAAGTATCGATACAGAGAACTATTCAGGAACAACCTTTAGTATCAATAAACCCGTCAGCGTTAACAAGTAAACTGAAGCTAGCACGCAACAGGATGctacaaaaagcaaaagtatATACCTTTtctaataataatagtaataataaaggAAGTTATTAATTAATAGTCCTTAAAAAACAATTGTCCAGATATAATCTCAGGAATTACCTAAACTGCATACCACTGGATGCTGGGAAAATGTACACAGAGAAGATGACTCTATCCACACcctgccttttttctcttttactaaGCTTCTGCCACCGGCCACAAAGACAGGACACTGGGTTAGATGGACCTTCAGTTTCACCCAATGCAGCTGTTCTTTTATCATTGCCAcagtactgcagaaaaaataatacaggCTGAACCTCAGCTACATTTACCACAGTTCAGCTGGAGTCAACGGAGcatgaaaatttttattaaGTGAAGTAAAGCCCACATATACACAGAGCATCTGTACCTTCATGAGCTGTAAGCAACATGGGATTTTGGACAGAAACCTGTCAGTAAATcccttttctaaagaaaaacgCGACAGGGCTTTGCACATAAGAAATATGGCTTTGGTTTTTAAGGAATTATGTGAAGACTTTATGAAGCTAGGCGTGAGAAAGATTACTATTGCAATTCAAGTTAATTTACGTAACAACATGCCCAAAGATTTCTGCTATAttcccaaaaaaaccaaaacaaaaaccccaacaacaaaacaccgTTACAGAGATTTCCAAACACCGAAGTGTTGCAACATACAGTTACGTGCAGAATTACGAACTTATTTTTCCTAAAGCAGTCACAGTTGGGACAGACGGTGTATTTGCATGCATCTGTCATGTGATATAAATATTACAATTAGTTAGCCAAGGACACGTTTAACTTCTCTTTTGCATAGTAAGTCGCTCTGtccacaaacaaaaccctaacAGCATGTATGATAACAGAGAAGTTATACACCTGGAATTCTAAAAATCTCCTTATATGCTGAGATCCATTTAGCATTGGTTTCCACCCCAATACATACAATTGTTTTCAGATCAAGTATGAAAAATTCTGATCCccacaggaaagagaaaaaaaaaaagaaagaaaaaaagttgtacATAATTAGAAAAGGTTAGTTTAGTATCATGAATTTAACAAGTGTTTCTAGCAACTACCATATTGAGAAAAACAATGATCTACCTGCTTGTCTTGCAGTCACTGACTTTCACCACTAGGAAGGTAGTCATCCCAGTGTATACAGGTAACAGTGTTATATCTGTATTTTGTTATATCTTTGGCCCCTCtaagtatataaaatattaaaacttctAAATATCCAAGATGTTAAGTTTTTCTGCACTAAGTTAATTTAGAACGTTACAGGCATTAGAATTTGTTAGAAATCAGTGCAGTGAGCTAAAAAAATCTCTAGCATTTAAGTTTGCAATTAAATTTCAAGGGTTTTCATTTACACTAAAGTATCAGACAAACAGTAATTGACAGGCAGTAAAACCAGCGATTTAATCAGagggaaaacactttttttgttaGACTAAAGCAATTAAAGAACAGTAGAGAGTTACCAAGGTAAACCATGTGAAAGATTATTCCTCTCAGCATTTTATTGGAGATATTCTCTAATGCTAGAGGAAATGGCActtcacacagaaaaacaactgtTGAActattctctgtatttttaaagcaggaaaaaaattacactaaaGGCTTCTCAAGTCTTGGGTCTAATTTAGTAAGAACAGCAATGCAGACAATAGGTTTAACCCTCCCCACTTCTTCCAAAAATAGACAGTATTATAAGCCACAAAGTACAACTAGATCCATATTTAAAATCAAACCCTTAGCCTCCAACCATGACCCTGATTCAGTGAAGAACACGAAAGAgatttaatttgtttaataacgtccttcctttcttcctatCACACTTCAGCTGAAAATTGAACCTCATGATTTAATTTCACACACAAAATTATATCACTAATGGAGATCACAGGAAGCAAACTTACCCTGTGACATCTTTCAAAAGCTTGTTTAGTTTCTTGCAAAAGGTTAACCACCACTTCTTGTGACAGAAAAGTTTCTCCATGTGTGTCAATACTTGGCCCCAATGGTAAGTTTGTACGTTGCCTTATTCTCTCTTTGAGGTCTTGAATACTAGAACAGAGATATACCAAAAGAAGATTTCACTGGATGGAAATTTTGAAGCTCAAATTCAACAATGATTTAGGGTATTTTAGTTGTTAACTTAAAAAACAGAACCCAAGACACAGTTTAGGATATGCAAGCATTAAGACAGTCTtgcaagcttaaaaaaaattgccagtAAAATGCAAAACTACCACCTCTGATCCCATGGTCAACTGTGTTCAACCATGGCGTGTTCACACCATGGGACCAGCTATTCCCCATTGTGGAATAAGAGTAATTTCAATTGAATCCTGTGGCACTTATGCCCTGCAGACAAAGTTTAGCCTTCATACATTCTGTCACATTGTACTTTAAAAACACTAATGAGAGCTTTCTGTCTCATCCACACCCACAAATACTCTCATCCTTATCCACTACCTCAGCAGTCCTGATTTAGTCAAGCATGCTCCAACACATTTCCATGCATAAAACAACCCATAAAGTCAGTCACTACaatcaatttaattttccccaagaaaattaaattttcatctttgttttttaattcatttaattcCTTTACTGCTGCTGTTCTCTCCAAATCACTTTTCATTCCTGACACACTGAACCCAGTAGCTCTTTGAAAGGTGCAGTAGTCTTATCACCTCTGTTTCACACaagttttaattcttctttccCACTTCTCACTACTCCTTTATTAGAGTTTCTCTACCCTGAGGATAATGAAGTCTTGTTTTACCTTTCTCTAAGTCCATTGCATCTTCTGGGCTCATTAAGAGCTTTCTCACTGACATTGCTATGGTCTTTTCCCCTTCCTAGGTCTTGGGAGGGGACCACAAGACCTGggcaggtgaaaaaaaatgtatgcttttagatacacacatatacatgcTTTAGGTACCTTAATTTTGCTTCAGTCCTTTTGTGGATCTGGATCCTAAGTTGAAACATAGGTTTAActggtatttttcatttcccatgAGCGTATAAATACCATGCATCACCTTTCACATGTACTGAGAGCAATACACTTTTTAGCAGAAGTTAACATAAAGTGATAGCAAATTATAAAAAGCTGTAGGTCATTTTAGAAGCCTGCTCTTTTGCAGTTCATCACTGTACATCTGACATGGCAAATACTATGCTTCTCCCCTTACCACCTCCCTTCCATTTTACAAGTATGAAACTTCACAGAAGAAACTTACCCTCCAGTGCCAATGGACCTCTTCTGATGGTTTTTGGAATCATAATAGCGTTGCAGAATCATAGCACTCCTACTTTTCAAATAACCAATTTCCACCTCAATGTAATTCTCCAAGTAGGAAATGAAAATGGATTTGATAAGCTTAGACAAGAAAGTCTGCTTATCAGTACCCAAGTTAAATTCCATCAATTTGCTTGACAGATTAGTAGTTctttatgcaaaagaaaaagaaggggagaggaggaaaacgTTGAATTTGTATGAATTACAGCATTACATGTTTGTAAAGTACACAGCACAACGGAATCCTGATTGTGATTAAGACTTCTAGCAGCTCTACACTTAAGTAAAGAATTTCTCATAATTAATGTTTTTACATACAGTACAATTGCAATCAAGTCGCCAGTGAGATGCAGAGGAGTGGCTTTtgcacagttttaaaattactcTCAAAGATCACTCTACTAAATACttcccattaaaaataataataccaattttaaattctttagGAAAGCAATCATTGTAAAGGTTAACGGCcataaaaaattttcaatttttatgaGAAGTTTACATTTTTGGCTTCTCCTCCTACATCTTGATAATAAATCAATCTATTATAAGAGAATATCTACAACAATAATTTCATTGTCAACATATAAATACCTTGTATATAGATCATAGAGATTCTTAAGATACTGTTCCGCATctgattttctgtgttcttctaGCTGATCCTTCACATAACTCTGTAAAATTTGGGTACATCAGTTAGAAGATTAACTAAGAACCACAGGTCCTTCTCACTACTTGCTAGATTATATGTAGTTTACTGTAAAGTGTATATCTTAGTTAAGGTAATTCAtatattctttgtttttaaatctctaATTTACAGATCCTGCATTATCTACACATAGAGTTAAATGcatcttttagaagaaaattatttaataatacaAAGCAGTAGTGTGTGAAGCAAAGACAAAAGACagattgctttgaaaatatgCTTGACCAACAAACACAAAATCCCCTCTTCTTAAGAATCAAAAGCACCAGAGGCCTAGGGGCATTTCTGCAGTTGACAGTAAGCAAAGGAGATGCTTACATATTTGTTTATCATAATACATACACAAAACAGATACAAGCTTAGAGCCTTCTTGTCATTGAATACTTGgacaaaaatattattcacCATAAAATACTAAGTCAAAACTGACACACAAATTTGGGGTTGAAACACAGGCTCAATCTCTATACTATAAGGACAATAACATCTacaaagaaattgctttttgcAACAAATAGTCATGTTGTTGATGTTACACACTTAAATGAGTGTATCTGCAGGAGGTAAACTTAATATTTTCAACTATTCCAGACTTTCACATACATATTGCATTAGCTGTGAGACAGTATTCACAACGTAAGTTATTTTTGCTTATTCAATGCTAACCTCACACATGAAACCCAATTCCAAGAATTAGCAGATTAAAGATACTTATTAAATGTTAAACTTCTTTTCCTGACATATTCTTGGTAGGGGGCATACAGAAGAAATCAAATATGTGTATGACATCTTGTAAATTAGCTAACGAACACACTGATTCTCTTATAATTTTACATATTGAATTTGAGTATTTTCAGTTGCACTGTATTCAGAGTACAAGCTGCTTTATTTGATATACGCTTGATTATCTGTCTGAATTATCACAGAGCAATCAGCTGTGATTCTACATCCTTATACAAGGTTACAACTATTGTAAATTCTCATTAATTGTTATTACTAGATAGAATATTTTTGGATTAAAAGCTTCCTCAATGAACTTCAGCATGTTAAAAATTGAAATACCTGAAGTTTAACTTCAAAGATATTTTGAATTAGTTTGGCTAGCACAGTCTCCGGATTGCTAAAGACTTCTCCGACTTGCTTATTCACTCGCTGGCAGAGAATTGCTGCATCTTCAAAGACGTCATTCCTCAGGAATGCACCCTAGGGTTTTAGAAGCACATTTCATAATATATTTACAACCACCTATATGACTAAATAAATCAACACCCAAAGAGATACatgtaaaacaaaatgcattaCCTCTTGACACTGTTTTATGTACACATCAACGCAATGGGAATAGCCCTATAGAAGGAGCAAAACAACTCAGTGTTAAAGGAGGTTCTCCATGCTTTCAGTATAGAATGAAATCAAGGAAATACAAACCCCGTGAAAAagttattgcaaaaaaaaaaaaatagattc comes from Haliaeetus albicilla chromosome 5, bHalAlb1.1, whole genome shotgun sequence and encodes:
- the EXOC5 gene encoding exocyst complex component 5 isoform X2, with amino-acid sequence MATTAELFEEPFVADEYIERLAWRTPGGGSRGGEAFDPKRLLEEFVNHIQELQVMDERIQRKVEKLEQQCQKEAKEFAKKVQELQKSNQVAFQHFQELDEHISYVATKVCHLGDQLEGVNTPRQRAVEAQKLMKYFNEFLDGELKSDVFTNSEKIKEAADIIQKLHLIAQELPFDRFSEVKSKIASKYHDLECQLIQEFTSAQRRGEISRMREVAAVLLHFKGYSHCVDVYIKQCQEGAFLRNDVFEDAAILCQRVNKQVGEVFSNPETVLAKLIQNIFEVKLQSYVKDQLEEHRKSDAEQYLKNLYDLYTRTTNLSSKLMEFNLGTDKQTFLSKLIKSIFISYLENYIEVEIGYLKSRSAMILQRYYDSKNHQKRSIGTGGIQDLKERIRQRTNLPLGPSIDTHGETFLSQEVVVNLLQETKQAFERCHRLSDPSDLPKNAFRIFSMLVEFLCTEHIDYALETGLAGIPSSDSKNANLYFLDVVHQANTIFHLFDKQFNDHLMPLISSSPKLSECLQKKKDIIEQMEVKLDMGIDRTLNCMIGQMKHILAAEQKKTDFKPEDENNVLIQYTNACVKVCGYVRKQVEKIRNSMDGKNVDTVLMELGVRFHRLIYEHLQQYSYSCMGGMLAICDVAEYRKCAKDFKIALVLQLFDTLHALCNLLVVAPDNLKQVCSGEQLANLDKNILHSFVQLRVDYRSARLARHFS
- the EXOC5 gene encoding exocyst complex component 5 isoform X1, which codes for MATTAELFEEPFVADEYIERLAWRTPGGGSRGGEAFDPKRLLEEFVNHIQELQVMDERIQRKVEKLEQQCQKEAKEFAKKVQELQKSNQVAFQHFQELDEHISYVATKVCHLGDQLEGVNTPRQRAVEAQKLMKYFNEFLDGELKSDVFTNSEKIKEAADIIQKLHLIAQELPFDRFSEVKSKIASKYHDLECQLIQEFTSAQRRGEISRMREVAAVLLHFKGYSHCVDVYIKQCQEGAFLRNDVFEDAAILCQRVNKQVGEVFSNPETVLAKLIQNIFEVKLQSYVKDQLEEHRKSDAEQYLKNLYDLYTRTTNLSSKLMEFNLGTDKQTFLSKLIKSIFISYLENYIEVEIGYLKSRSAMILQRYYDSKNHQKRSIGTGGIQIHKRTEAKLSIQDLKERIRQRTNLPLGPSIDTHGETFLSQEVVVNLLQETKQAFERCHRLSDPSDLPKNAFRIFSMLVEFLCTEHIDYALETGLAGIPSSDSKNANLYFLDVVHQANTIFHLFDKQFNDHLMPLISSSPKLSECLQKKKDIIEQMEVKLDMGIDRTLNCMIGQMKHILAAEQKKTDFKPEDENNVLIQYTNACVKVCGYVRKQVEKIRNSMDGKNVDTVLMELGVRFHRLIYEHLQQYSYSCMGGMLAICDVAEYRKCAKDFKIALVLQLFDTLHALCNLLVVAPDNLKQVCSGEQLANLDKNILHSFVQLRVDYRSARLARHFS
- the EXOC5 gene encoding exocyst complex component 5 isoform X3; protein product: MDERIQRKVEKLEQQCQKEAKEFAKKVQELQKSNQVAFQHFQELDEHISYVATKVCHLGDQLEGVNTPRQRAVEAQKLMKYFNEFLDGELKSDVFTNSEKIKEAADIIQKLHLIAQELPFDRFSEVKSKIASKYHDLECQLIQEFTSAQRRGEISRMREVAAVLLHFKGYSHCVDVYIKQCQEGAFLRNDVFEDAAILCQRVNKQVGEVFSNPETVLAKLIQNIFEVKLQSYVKDQLEEHRKSDAEQYLKNLYDLYTRTTNLSSKLMEFNLGTDKQTFLSKLIKSIFISYLENYIEVEIGYLKSRSAMILQRYYDSKNHQKRSIGTGGIQIHKRTEAKLSIQDLKERIRQRTNLPLGPSIDTHGETFLSQEVVVNLLQETKQAFERCHRLSDPSDLPKNAFRIFSMLVEFLCTEHIDYALETGLAGIPSSDSKNANLYFLDVVHQANTIFHLFDKQFNDHLMPLISSSPKLSECLQKKKDIIEQMEVKLDMGIDRTLNCMIGQMKHILAAEQKKTDFKPEDENNVLIQYTNACVKVCGYVRKQVEKIRNSMDGKNVDTVLMELGVRFHRLIYEHLQQYSYSCMGGMLAICDVAEYRKCAKDFKIALVLQLFDTLHALCNLLVVAPDNLKQVCSGEQLANLDKNILHSFVQLRVDYRSARLARHFS